In Sphingobacterium zeae, one genomic interval encodes:
- the aroC gene encoding chorismate synthase — MAGNSFGDLFRISTFGESHGKAIGVIIDGCPSNIIIDEDFIQSELDKRKPGQSKITTQRKESDTAQILSGVFEGKSTGTPIAIVIPNEDQRSKDYTHIKDIFRPSHADFTYQMKYGIRDYRGGGRSSARETAARVAAGAVAKSFLNQFGIEIFAHVSGVGTIEAPNVDTKDLKSLLDLRESNIARCADPATANEMVEFIDSIRKAGDTVGGRISAVIRHVPVGLGEPVFDKLHADLAKAMMSINAVHGFEYGSGFAGSELRGSEHNDIFVADDHDLTRVHTHTNFSGGIQGGISNGMDITFKVAFKPVATIMRDQETVDVHGNPAIASGKGRHDPCVVSRAVIIVEAMAALVIADHLLKNQSYKHAAR; from the coding sequence ATGGCAGGAAATTCATTTGGCGACTTATTCAGAATCAGCACTTTTGGCGAATCACATGGCAAAGCTATCGGTGTAATTATTGATGGTTGCCCTTCAAATATAATAATAGACGAGGATTTTATCCAGTCTGAGCTCGACAAACGAAAACCAGGTCAATCCAAAATAACGACGCAAAGGAAAGAGAGTGATACAGCACAAATATTATCCGGTGTATTCGAAGGAAAATCAACAGGTACACCTATTGCAATTGTCATTCCAAATGAAGATCAGCGCTCAAAAGATTACACACATATCAAAGATATTTTCAGACCTTCTCATGCTGATTTCACCTATCAGATGAAATATGGCATCCGTGATTATCGCGGTGGAGGACGTTCTTCTGCAAGGGAGACTGCAGCCCGTGTTGCTGCTGGCGCTGTAGCGAAGAGCTTTCTAAACCAATTTGGTATAGAAATCTTTGCCCACGTTTCTGGAGTTGGTACTATTGAAGCACCAAATGTGGATACAAAAGATCTTAAGAGCCTTCTTGATTTACGAGAATCCAACATCGCACGTTGCGCGGATCCAGCAACAGCGAATGAAATGGTTGAATTTATCGATTCTATCAGAAAAGCTGGTGATACTGTTGGTGGACGTATATCGGCTGTCATCAGACATGTCCCCGTGGGCTTAGGCGAACCCGTCTTTGATAAACTACATGCGGATCTTGCCAAGGCAATGATGAGCATCAATGCCGTACATGGTTTTGAATATGGTTCAGGTTTTGCTGGATCAGAGTTGCGAGGTTCCGAACATAATGATATATTTGTAGCAGATGACCATGATTTAACTCGAGTGCACACGCATACCAACTTCTCTGGAGGTATTCAGGGCGGGATTTCAAATGGTATGGATATTACGTTCAAAGTAGCATTTAAGCCTGTTGCCACTATCATGAGAGATCAAGAAACGGTGGATGTCCATGGCAACCCTGCTATTGCTAGTGGCAAGGGAAGACATGACCCTTGTGTTGTTTCAAGAGCAGTAATTATTGTGGAAGCTATGGCGGCACTTGTAATCGCGGATCATCTACTTAAAAATCAAAGTTACAAACATGCTGCAAGATAA
- the aroA gene encoding 3-phosphoshikimate 1-carboxyvinyltransferase, whose protein sequence is MNQQVITLTHPSKKIQGTVQLTGSKSESNRALIIQSLSKGQVEIANLSEAADTVTLNRVLQIASDPKPGFNTIDIGPAGTAMRFLTAYLNLVKGNFILTGTERMQQRPIGILVDAMKEIGADIHYEKKVGYPPLKIEGGLFQGKDRVKIKGDISSQYISALLLIAPALKKGLTLEIEGELTSRPYVSMTLDMLKSVGIEHEWTSNAIKIAPQTFDKQTIYVEPDWSAASYWYAIVALADANASIVLPGLRKNSLQGDIAIIGIMEHFGVQSSFESDGLHLNKKVIDSDLSLFNFKECPDLAQTVVVVAAALKRDVSFTGLETLKIKETDRIAALQNEIAKFGAELIEDGDTYHLKTARVYQPEEVTFDTYEDHRMAMAFAPLALVFDQIKIAEPQVVEKSYPDFWNHLQAQAFVID, encoded by the coding sequence ATGAATCAACAAGTCATCACGCTGACGCATCCTTCAAAAAAAATACAGGGTACGGTTCAACTCACAGGTTCAAAATCTGAGAGCAACCGTGCTCTTATCATCCAATCATTAAGCAAAGGACAAGTTGAAATAGCCAACCTTTCTGAAGCTGCAGATACGGTAACTTTAAACCGTGTGCTACAAATTGCTTCAGATCCGAAACCCGGATTCAACACGATTGACATCGGTCCCGCAGGAACGGCCATGCGATTCTTAACGGCTTACCTTAACCTTGTTAAAGGCAATTTTATTCTGACAGGGACTGAGCGCATGCAACAGCGTCCTATAGGTATATTGGTTGATGCCATGAAAGAAATTGGCGCTGACATCCACTATGAAAAGAAAGTCGGATACCCTCCTTTGAAGATTGAGGGCGGGCTGTTTCAAGGAAAAGACCGCGTTAAGATTAAGGGAGATATCAGCAGCCAATATATATCAGCGCTATTATTAATTGCACCGGCATTAAAAAAAGGGCTCACTTTAGAGATTGAGGGTGAATTGACCTCCAGACCTTACGTATCCATGACGTTGGATATGCTAAAAAGTGTAGGGATTGAACATGAATGGACGAGCAACGCGATTAAAATTGCGCCGCAGACATTTGATAAACAAACAATATATGTCGAACCAGATTGGAGCGCTGCTTCCTATTGGTACGCTATCGTCGCACTGGCAGATGCGAACGCATCGATTGTATTACCCGGATTAAGAAAAAATAGCTTACAGGGTGATATTGCGATTATAGGCATTATGGAGCATTTTGGTGTACAATCGAGCTTTGAATCGGACGGATTACATTTAAATAAAAAGGTAATCGATTCGGACCTAAGCTTATTCAACTTTAAAGAATGTCCCGATCTCGCACAAACTGTGGTTGTTGTCGCGGCTGCGTTAAAACGCGATGTATCGTTTACGGGCTTGGAAACTTTAAAAATCAAAGAGACTGACCGTATTGCGGCACTACAGAACGAAATTGCGAAATTTGGAGCCGAGCTGATTGAAGATGGCGATACCTACCACCTGAAAACAGCACGGGTATATCAGCCTGAAGAGGTCACCTTCGATACTTACGAAGATCACCGCATGGCGATGGCGTTCGCACCACTGGCATTAGTTTTTGACCAGATTAAGATCGCTGAACCTCAAGTTGTAGAAAAATCATATCCTGATTTTTGGAATCATTTACAAGCGCAAGCTTTTGTCATTGACTAG
- a CDS encoding prephenate dehydratase produces MSLKIAIQGAKASFHEEAAFKFFGREVEIVECDSFKKTCELLKQRKVDYIVMAIENSIAGSLLPNYNLLRDYKFHITGEVYLNIQQNLMVLPGVKLRDIKHIESHPIAIRQCEEFLSELEGVRITEGSDTAATAKMIAERKLTDTAAIAGTLAAEVYGLEILEKRIETNKKNATRFLVLSNEVIEHKNANKASLSFQTGNTVGSLATILQCFADQNINLSKIQSMPVIGKRNEYDFFVDVEWKKQTDYEAAIRKVLKHSINFNIMGEYVKNEKL; encoded by the coding sequence ATGAGTTTAAAAATTGCAATACAAGGCGCAAAGGCATCATTTCATGAAGAAGCTGCATTTAAATTTTTCGGAAGAGAAGTTGAAATTGTCGAATGTGATTCGTTTAAGAAAACTTGTGAATTGCTGAAGCAGAGAAAAGTTGACTATATCGTTATGGCGATCGAAAATTCCATTGCCGGAAGCCTCTTACCAAATTATAATTTGCTAAGAGATTACAAGTTTCATATTACTGGTGAAGTTTACCTTAACATTCAACAGAATCTCATGGTATTGCCTGGAGTGAAATTAAGAGATATTAAACATATCGAATCCCATCCGATTGCTATTCGCCAATGTGAAGAATTTCTTTCAGAGCTGGAAGGAGTACGTATAACGGAGGGTTCTGACACTGCGGCAACTGCAAAAATGATTGCTGAGCGTAAACTAACTGACACGGCTGCCATAGCAGGCACACTGGCCGCCGAGGTTTACGGTCTTGAAATTCTAGAAAAGAGAATCGAAACCAATAAAAAGAATGCTACACGCTTTTTGGTATTATCCAATGAGGTAATAGAACATAAAAATGCAAACAAAGCATCATTATCTTTCCAAACAGGTAATACGGTTGGATCTCTAGCAACCATTTTACAATGTTTTGCAGACCAAAATATCAATTTGAGCAAAATTCAGTCGATGCCCGTCATTGGGAAGCGCAATGAGTATGACTTTTTCGTCGACGTGGAATGGAAAAAGCAGACGGACTACGAAGCAGCTATCCGAAAAGTTCTCAAACATAGTATCAATTTCAATATTATGGGCGAATATGTCAAAAACGAAAAACTATAA
- a CDS encoding DEAD/DEAH box helicase, translated as MDFTFIILNFSTLKLDKFLSANLEKQKLSSLTSVQERAIPAILEGRDCLAIAPTGTGKTEAYAIPIIQRLRTKVTADRLSVLVLLPTRELCIQTQQRISNLIEGMDLIIASFYGGGTYESQLELYPQAHMILATPGRLLDFLDQGNIDLKTIDTLVVDEFDQLLDLGFALDINKIINKLPAERQTIFSSATKTAEIEKIVRKKLNNPVEIIIDTALKKGQIEESVMYVDKNDKKSLLGHLLENRISRQAIVFTRTVQGVERIETALNRSGVSCLALYGDKSQQKREEIIAQFRRKEVRVLIATDLLARGVDFPDLEAIINYEVPDSPELYTHRIGRTGRSEADGKAFTFCDAEDNEKWIKLQLSLKRQIRIDDQHPYLLSWEKMLSSSQTNPRKGSSKSRKRR; from the coding sequence TTGGATTTTACATTCATTATTTTGAATTTTTCAACACTAAAACTCGATAAATTCCTTAGCGCTAATCTTGAAAAACAAAAGCTTTCTTCGCTTACATCAGTTCAAGAAAGAGCTATCCCTGCCATTTTGGAGGGCAGGGATTGTTTAGCGATTGCACCGACTGGAACGGGGAAAACTGAGGCTTACGCGATCCCAATTATTCAGCGTTTACGAACTAAAGTTACCGCTGACCGTCTATCGGTACTTGTACTGCTCCCGACCAGGGAACTCTGTATTCAAACCCAACAACGCATATCGAATCTTATCGAAGGTATGGATTTGATCATCGCCAGCTTTTACGGCGGTGGAACTTATGAAAGTCAATTGGAACTTTATCCTCAAGCGCATATGATCCTTGCCACTCCGGGGCGTTTGCTGGATTTTCTGGATCAGGGGAACATTGATTTGAAGACGATAGATACCTTAGTGGTTGATGAATTCGATCAACTGCTTGATCTCGGCTTTGCGTTGGATATCAACAAAATCATCAATAAATTGCCTGCTGAAAGACAAACTATTTTTAGTTCGGCCACAAAAACCGCCGAAATCGAAAAAATTGTTCGAAAAAAGTTAAACAACCCTGTCGAGATCATTATTGATACAGCTTTAAAAAAGGGCCAGATAGAGGAATCTGTAATGTATGTCGACAAGAATGATAAAAAGAGCCTATTGGGTCATCTGCTTGAAAACAGGATTTCACGGCAGGCCATCGTTTTCACGCGAACAGTGCAAGGAGTCGAACGGATTGAAACAGCATTAAACCGAAGTGGTGTTTCTTGTTTGGCTTTGTATGGCGATAAGTCGCAGCAAAAACGAGAAGAGATCATTGCTCAGTTTAGACGAAAAGAAGTACGTGTTTTGATTGCAACAGACCTATTGGCACGTGGAGTAGATTTTCCGGATCTGGAGGCGATCATCAACTACGAAGTTCCAGATTCGCCAGAGCTATATACCCATCGGATCGGCCGGACTGGTCGTTCTGAGGCTGATGGAAAAGCCTTTACGTTTTGCGACGCCGAAGACAACGAAAAATGGATCAAATTGCAACTATCCTTAAAACGGCAAATTAGAATTGACGATCAGCACCCTTACTTGCTAAGCTGGGAGAAAATGCTTTCTAGTAGTCAAACCAATCCGCGGAAAGGTTCTTCAAAATCGAGAAAACGTCGTTAA
- a CDS encoding alpha-ketoacid dehydrogenase subunit alpha/beta has protein sequence MFDTAFDQNNESISTLSFDEFKKIIVNDYRTALESRYVSLLGRKEVLTGKAKFGIFGDGKELAQIAMAKVFRNGDWRSGYYRDQTFIFASGISDVYHFFSQLYAHPDVEADPSSAGRQMNCHFSTRVVDDQGNWLNQMAQKNSFSDISTTGGQMARLLGLGLASKLYKQNRNLDYLSYFSNKGNEVAFCSIGNAATSEGVFFEVINAVGVHQIPTVISIWDDGYGISVPNEIQTTKGDISEVLRGFQKEELTNGIEIFKVRGWDYAGLCETYEKAAHIAREKHIPCLIHVTELTQPQGHSSSGSHERYKSKERLQWEADFDCIAKMKDWIISSGIATLEELEQLDQQAKDHVRQEQKRAWTDYIKTLSVEAKEAIDLLQGIPNERADFASKKLQSMVEPSLKEVYGQVRKVLHELKGQHSEERQQLLSWYKEKQAVNEKRYNSKLFTAGVDSPAHVKIVPALYSEEAKVVDGREVLNLCFEENFRRDERLLAFGEDVGKIGDVNQGFAGLQEKLGVHRVFDTGIRENSIIGKGLGLAIRGFRPIAEIQYLDYLIYGITVASDDLSTLSYRTFAGQKAPVIIRTRGHRLEGIWHSGSPMSVILGALRGLHVCVPRNMTQAAGMYNTLFRSDEPAIVVECLNGYRLKERLPENVGEFTVPIGYAECVKEGSDITVVSYGSTLRVVEEAAMELERLGIFIEIIDAQTLQPFDKGKLCAESLKKTNKLLIVDEDVPGGASAFILQEVLEKQNGYYLLDSQPRTLTAKAHRPPYGSDGDYFSKPSSDDVVETVYAIMHEANPEKYPSMF, from the coding sequence ATGTTTGATACTGCATTTGACCAAAACAATGAATCTATTTCCACTTTGAGCTTTGATGAGTTCAAAAAGATTATTGTGAATGACTATCGAACTGCCTTGGAAAGTCGTTACGTAAGTTTATTAGGACGTAAAGAAGTGCTTACCGGTAAGGCTAAGTTTGGTATTTTTGGCGATGGAAAAGAATTGGCACAAATCGCGATGGCTAAAGTTTTCAGAAACGGAGATTGGCGATCGGGATATTACCGTGACCAAACATTTATATTTGCTTCAGGCATCAGTGATGTCTACCATTTTTTTTCTCAACTGTATGCCCACCCCGATGTAGAGGCAGATCCTTCTTCTGCAGGAAGACAAATGAATTGCCATTTTTCGACACGTGTTGTGGATGATCAGGGAAATTGGTTGAACCAAATGGCTCAAAAAAACTCGTTTTCAGATATTTCAACAACAGGCGGGCAGATGGCAAGGCTATTAGGGTTGGGGTTGGCTTCTAAATTGTATAAGCAAAATAGAAATTTAGATTACCTATCTTATTTTTCGAATAAAGGAAACGAAGTTGCCTTTTGCTCTATCGGCAATGCTGCCACTTCTGAAGGTGTATTTTTTGAAGTCATTAACGCAGTAGGGGTTCACCAGATCCCGACCGTGATTTCCATTTGGGATGACGGATATGGCATATCTGTACCCAATGAAATTCAAACAACGAAAGGAGATATTTCAGAAGTGCTTCGAGGATTTCAGAAGGAAGAATTGACCAACGGGATTGAAATATTCAAAGTAAGAGGATGGGATTATGCAGGATTATGTGAAACTTATGAAAAGGCTGCCCATATTGCCCGTGAGAAACATATTCCTTGTTTGATCCACGTGACCGAATTGACACAGCCCCAAGGCCATTCTTCTTCAGGTTCACATGAGCGTTATAAATCTAAGGAAAGATTACAATGGGAGGCTGACTTCGATTGCATTGCAAAAATGAAAGACTGGATAATAAGTTCGGGAATCGCCACCTTAGAAGAGCTGGAGCAACTGGATCAACAGGCTAAAGACCATGTTCGTCAAGAACAAAAGCGAGCTTGGACCGATTATATCAAAACGTTGAGTGTGGAGGCAAAGGAAGCCATAGATTTACTTCAGGGTATACCGAACGAACGCGCTGATTTTGCTTCCAAAAAATTGCAATCGATGGTTGAACCTTCTTTAAAAGAGGTGTATGGTCAGGTGCGCAAGGTGCTGCATGAACTGAAAGGACAGCATAGTGAGGAACGTCAGCAATTATTAAGTTGGTACAAAGAAAAGCAGGCGGTCAACGAGAAACGTTATAACTCGAAGTTGTTTACAGCTGGTGTCGATTCTCCTGCTCATGTAAAGATTGTTCCTGCTTTGTACAGTGAAGAGGCTAAAGTTGTTGACGGCCGTGAAGTCCTGAATTTGTGCTTTGAGGAGAACTTTAGACGTGACGAAAGGCTGTTGGCTTTCGGAGAGGATGTGGGTAAAATTGGCGATGTAAATCAGGGTTTTGCAGGATTACAGGAGAAACTTGGTGTACATCGTGTATTTGATACTGGTATTCGGGAGAATTCGATTATAGGCAAAGGGCTTGGTTTGGCAATCCGCGGGTTCCGTCCGATAGCCGAAATCCAATATTTAGATTACCTAATTTACGGCATTACAGTAGCAAGTGACGATTTGTCAACTTTAAGTTACCGTACTTTTGCTGGACAGAAAGCGCCAGTGATTATTCGTACACGCGGCCATCGATTAGAAGGTATATGGCACTCCGGGTCACCGATGTCGGTCATTTTAGGCGCTCTGAGAGGTTTACATGTGTGCGTGCCGCGTAATATGACCCAGGCAGCGGGGATGTATAATACCCTGTTCCGCTCTGATGAACCGGCTATTGTTGTCGAATGTCTCAATGGGTATCGTCTAAAAGAGCGTCTACCAGAAAACGTTGGTGAATTTACGGTACCAATCGGTTATGCCGAATGTGTTAAAGAGGGAAGCGATATTACTGTAGTATCCTATGGTTCCACTTTGCGTGTTGTTGAAGAAGCCGCCATGGAATTGGAACGCTTGGGGATATTTATCGAAATTATTGATGCACAGACATTGCAGCCTTTTGACAAAGGAAAACTTTGCGCCGAATCACTGAAGAAAACAAATAAGCTACTTATTGTAGATGAGGATGTGCCAGGCGGGGCTTCAGCCTTTATCTTACAAGAGGTGTTAGAGAAGCAAAATGGCTACTATCTATTGGATAGTCAGCCGCGGACGCTGACTGCAAAAGCACATCGCCCGCCATATGGCTCCGATGGGGATTATTTCTCGAAGCCATCTTCTGATGATGTTGTCGAGACAGTATATGCAATTATGCATGAAGCTAATCCAGAAAAATATCCATCTATGTTTTAA
- a CDS encoding class I SAM-dependent methyltransferase produces the protein MNKATLQEIETRFDNDVERFSNLETGQATTLDAVWNMELITDAIASVYPNAKNILDIGCGAGNYDVKLLQKLKSNPNFSLVDLSQPMLNRAQERVSALTKGEIQLIKGDFREVSLEEEKFDVIIATSVLHHLRDDEDWLSTFKKLFRLLQSGGSVWIFDLIEQNNVHLQKLIYKEKYGEYLTKLKDEEYRDHVFDYIEHEDTPRSLVYQLNLLTDVGFNNVDVLHKNLCFASYVAFK, from the coding sequence ATGAATAAAGCAACTTTACAGGAAATTGAAACACGGTTTGACAATGATGTAGAACGTTTTTCAAATTTAGAAACAGGCCAGGCGACCACACTGGATGCGGTTTGGAACATGGAGCTCATTACAGATGCCATTGCAAGTGTTTATCCAAATGCAAAAAATATATTGGATATTGGATGTGGCGCTGGAAATTACGATGTTAAGTTATTGCAAAAACTGAAATCTAATCCAAATTTTAGTCTTGTAGACTTAAGTCAACCCATGTTAAATAGAGCACAAGAGCGTGTAAGTGCGCTGACAAAAGGAGAAATTCAGTTGATAAAGGGAGACTTTAGGGAAGTTTCCTTGGAAGAGGAAAAATTCGATGTCATTATTGCTACTTCGGTTTTACATCACTTACGGGATGACGAGGATTGGTTAAGCACTTTTAAAAAGTTATTCCGTCTGCTACAATCAGGTGGAAGTGTATGGATTTTTGATTTGATAGAACAGAATAACGTTCATCTCCAAAAGCTAATTTATAAGGAGAAATATGGCGAATATTTAACTAAATTGAAGGATGAGGAGTATCGCGATCATGTTTTTGACTATATTGAACATGAGGATACGCCGAGATCTCTGGTTTACCAGCTCAATTTATTGACCGATGTTGGTTTTAACAATGTGGATGTTTTGCACAAGAATTTATGTTTCGCTTCTTATGTAGCCTTTAAATAA
- a CDS encoding ROK family protein, with protein sequence MLQDNYVVGVDIGGTHISACIIDTKQWNIYLENVARSHVFSQGDAKTILQTWSSAISDIVATSPAPIQFIGIAMPGPFDYENGISKIQGQSKYDHLYNQDIKSLLAKELGLSPMSIHFINDAAAFLQGEIFVQQLQTNKRILGITLGTGLGSAVWNQGEKAFDAALWNSPYGDCIFEEFLVTRWFIKRFKEVSGKDVTGLKDILDHHRETDEFQIIKDEYAKHLFDFMQFFAEKHAAEIFIVGGNIAKALPIFISDRKEFERFQIYTAILGEKAAMIGAASIFN encoded by the coding sequence ATGCTGCAAGATAATTATGTCGTAGGTGTTGATATTGGAGGCACACATATTTCTGCCTGTATCATTGACACAAAACAATGGAATATATACCTAGAAAACGTGGCCAGAAGCCACGTTTTTTCTCAAGGAGATGCTAAAACGATTTTACAAACCTGGTCATCAGCTATTAGTGATATTGTAGCCACCTCTCCTGCTCCTATTCAATTCATCGGAATTGCCATGCCTGGCCCGTTTGACTACGAAAATGGAATATCAAAGATACAAGGACAAAGCAAATACGACCATCTTTACAACCAAGATATCAAATCTCTGCTAGCTAAAGAACTGGGACTGTCCCCTATGTCTATTCACTTTATCAATGACGCAGCGGCTTTCTTACAAGGTGAAATATTCGTACAACAACTGCAAACGAATAAGCGTATACTAGGAATTACGTTGGGCACTGGACTTGGATCTGCAGTTTGGAATCAAGGTGAGAAAGCTTTCGATGCGGCACTATGGAATAGTCCTTATGGAGATTGTATTTTCGAAGAATTTCTTGTCACACGGTGGTTCATCAAACGTTTCAAAGAAGTATCAGGAAAAGATGTTACGGGACTTAAAGATATTTTAGATCATCATCGGGAAACTGATGAATTTCAAATCATCAAAGATGAATATGCTAAACATCTCTTTGATTTTATGCAGTTCTTCGCAGAGAAACATGCTGCTGAAATATTTATAGTCGGTGGCAATATCGCCAAAGCGCTACCTATTTTCATTAGTGACCGAAAAGAATTTGAGAGATTTCAAATTTATACAGCAATACTTGGTGAAAAAGCAGCTATGATTGGCGCGGCGAGTATATTCAATTAA
- a CDS encoding NUDIX domain-containing protein, with product MFPFNVRVYGILINEKQEVLISDERTENVSFTKFPGGGLEYGEGLLDALIREYQEECNFEVAVVKHIYTTDFYEKSSFNDSQIISIYYQVKNTSPIQIRTTNRAFDFDPDQKPEDNKLQSFRWVPIESVLIDDLTFKTDQIAWKEFLKTIR from the coding sequence ATGTTTCCATTTAACGTAAGAGTGTACGGAATATTGATCAATGAAAAACAGGAAGTGTTGATCAGTGACGAAAGGACGGAAAATGTTTCATTTACCAAATTCCCCGGCGGGGGCTTAGAATATGGAGAAGGTTTATTGGATGCCTTGATCCGGGAGTATCAGGAAGAGTGTAATTTTGAAGTTGCTGTCGTTAAGCACATTTATACCACTGACTTTTATGAGAAATCAAGCTTTAATGATAGTCAGATAATATCCATTTACTATCAGGTTAAGAACACTTCACCAATTCAAATCAGAACTACGAACAGAGCTTTCGATTTTGATCCAGATCAAAAACCGGAAGACAATAAACTTCAATCGTTTCGATGGGTACCAATTGAATCGGTTCTCATTGATGATCTAACCTTCAAAACAGATCAAATCGCTTGGAAGGAGTTCTTGAAAACGATTAGATAA
- a CDS encoding chorismate mutase — MKNTLDITPLKSWLDTGDKPLIIAGPCSAETEEQLVSTAHLLANTGKVNILRAGIWKPRTRPGEFEGIGSIGLEWLKRAKEETGLLTATEVATAKHVEEALAAGVDVLWVGARSTANPFTVQEIADALQGVDIPVFVKNPVNPDLSLWIGALERINRAGIKKLGAIHRGFSSYEKTAFRNEPMWDLAIQLKTACPTLPIINDPSHICGNRELLPYIAQKAMDMDMQGLIIESHIDPSVAWTDAKQQVTPAALADLIDHLTLRKAASDNPSFEDKLAELRSNIDKLDDLIIQKIGERMKIAEKIGEYKRDNNVTILQVNRWDEIVQKRTKLAEALSLGSEFSTKFLELIHNESIRKQNVVMNTQEQPTAEA; from the coding sequence ATGAAAAATACATTAGACATCACTCCTTTAAAATCTTGGTTGGACACAGGAGACAAACCTTTAATCATTGCAGGCCCGTGTAGTGCTGAAACAGAAGAGCAATTGGTATCAACAGCACATTTGTTGGCAAATACAGGAAAAGTAAATATTTTACGCGCCGGCATCTGGAAACCACGCACTCGTCCTGGAGAATTTGAAGGTATTGGTTCAATTGGCTTAGAATGGCTAAAAAGAGCAAAAGAAGAGACTGGTCTATTAACAGCGACTGAAGTTGCTACAGCGAAACACGTGGAAGAAGCGTTAGCTGCCGGTGTGGATGTGTTATGGGTAGGTGCACGTTCAACAGCGAATCCATTTACCGTCCAGGAAATTGCTGACGCGTTACAAGGTGTAGATATTCCAGTATTCGTTAAAAATCCGGTAAATCCAGATTTATCTTTATGGATTGGTGCACTGGAACGTATCAATCGTGCTGGTATTAAAAAATTGGGTGCTATCCATAGAGGATTCTCTTCGTACGAAAAAACCGCATTTCGTAATGAACCGATGTGGGATTTAGCAATCCAATTAAAAACTGCCTGCCCTACTTTACCAATCATCAACGATCCAAGTCACATCTGTGGAAACCGCGAATTGCTACCGTATATCGCACAAAAGGCAATGGATATGGATATGCAAGGATTAATTATCGAATCGCATATAGACCCATCTGTTGCATGGACTGATGCTAAACAACAGGTTACTCCTGCTGCATTAGCTGATTTGATCGATCACTTAACTTTACGTAAGGCGGCGTCCGACAATCCTTCATTCGAAGACAAATTAGCTGAGTTGCGTAGCAACATCGACAAATTAGATGATTTGATTATCCAAAAAATTGGGGAACGTATGAAAATTGCCGAGAAAATTGGAGAATACAAAAGGGACAACAATGTCACTATCTTACAAGTTAACCGCTGGGACGAGATTGTTCAAAAACGCACCAAATTAGCAGAGGCGCTTTCTTTGGGAAGTGAATTTTCGACAAAATTCCTCGAATTAATTCACAACGAATCTATCCGCAAACAAAATGTGGTCATGAACACTCAGGAACAACCAACAGCAGAAGCATAA